One segment of Pan paniscus chromosome 20, NHGRI_mPanPan1-v2.0_pri, whole genome shotgun sequence DNA contains the following:
- the TSPAN16 gene encoding tetraspanin-16 isoform X1, whose product MAEIHTPYSSLKKLLSLLNGFVAVSGIILIGLGIGGKCGGASLTNVLGLSSAYLLHVGNLCLVMGCITVLLGCARWYGATKESRGTLLFCILSMVIVLIMEITAATVVLLFFPIVRDVALEHTFVTLRKNYRGYNEPDDYSTQWNLVMEKLKCCGVNNYTDFSGSSFEMTTGHTYPRGCCKSIGSVSCDGRNVSTNVIHQKGCFHKLLKITKTQSFTLSGSSLGAAVIQLPGILATLLLFIKLG is encoded by the exons ATGGCTGAAATCCACACTCCGTATTCTTCCTTGAAGAAACTGTTATCTTTACTCAATGGCTTCGTGGCT GTGTCTGGCATCATCCTCATTGGCCTGGGCATTGGTGGTAAATGTGGAGGGGCCTCTCTGACGAATGTCCTCGGGCTGTCCTCCGCATACCTCCTTCACGTTGGCAACCTGTGCCTGGTGATGGGATGCATCACGGTACTGCTTGGCTGTGCCCGGTGGTATGGAGCGACTAAAGAGAGCAGAGGCACGCTCTTGTTT TGCATCCTGTCAATGGTTATTGTCCTCATCATGGAAATCACAGCTGCCACAGTggtccttcttttctttccaatt GTTCGAGATGTGGCCTTGGAACACACCTTCGTGACCCTGAGGAAGAATTACAGAGGTTACAACGAGCCAGATGACTATTCTACACAGTGGAACTTGGTCATGGAGAAG CTAAAGTGCTGTGGGGTGAATAACTACACAGATTTTTCTGGCTCTTCCTTCGAAATGACAACGGGCCACACCTACCCCAGGGGTTGCTGTAAATCCATCGGAAGTGTGTCCTGTGACGGACGCAATGTGTCTACAAACGTCATCCACCAGAAG GGCTGTTTCCATAAACTCCTAAAAATCACCAAGACTCAGAGCTTCACCCTGAGTGGGagctctctgggagctgcagtgaTACAG TTGCCAGGAATTCTTGCCACTTTGCTGCTGTTTATCAAGCTGGGCTGA
- the TSPAN16 gene encoding tetraspanin-16 isoform X2 codes for MAEIHTPYSSLKKLLSLLNGFVAVSGIILIGLGIGGKCGGASLTNVLGLSSAYLLHVGNLCLVMGCITVLLGCARWYGATKESRGTLLFVRDVALEHTFVTLRKNYRGYNEPDDYSTQWNLVMEKLKCCGVNNYTDFSGSSFEMTTGHTYPRGCCKSIGSVSCDGRNVSTNVIHQKGCFHKLLKITKTQSFTLSGSSLGAAVIQLPGILATLLLFIKLG; via the exons ATGGCTGAAATCCACACTCCGTATTCTTCCTTGAAGAAACTGTTATCTTTACTCAATGGCTTCGTGGCT GTGTCTGGCATCATCCTCATTGGCCTGGGCATTGGTGGTAAATGTGGAGGGGCCTCTCTGACGAATGTCCTCGGGCTGTCCTCCGCATACCTCCTTCACGTTGGCAACCTGTGCCTGGTGATGGGATGCATCACGGTACTGCTTGGCTGTGCCCGGTGGTATGGAGCGACTAAAGAGAGCAGAGGCACGCTCTTGTTT GTTCGAGATGTGGCCTTGGAACACACCTTCGTGACCCTGAGGAAGAATTACAGAGGTTACAACGAGCCAGATGACTATTCTACACAGTGGAACTTGGTCATGGAGAAG CTAAAGTGCTGTGGGGTGAATAACTACACAGATTTTTCTGGCTCTTCCTTCGAAATGACAACGGGCCACACCTACCCCAGGGGTTGCTGTAAATCCATCGGAAGTGTGTCCTGTGACGGACGCAATGTGTCTACAAACGTCATCCACCAGAAG GGCTGTTTCCATAAACTCCTAAAAATCACCAAGACTCAGAGCTTCACCCTGAGTGGGagctctctgggagctgcagtgaTACAG TTGCCAGGAATTCTTGCCACTTTGCTGCTGTTTATCAAGCTGGGCTGA
- the LOC100979006 gene encoding small ribosomal subunit protein eS4, X isoform-like, which yields MARGPKKHLKRVAAPKHWMLDKLTGVFALRPSTGPHKLRECLPLIIFLRNRLKYALTGDEVKKICMQRFIKIDGKVRTDITYPAGFMDVISIDKTGENFRLIYDTKGRFAVHRITPEEAKYKLCKVRKIFVGTKGIPHLVTHDARTIRYPDPLIKVNDTIQIDLETGKITDFIKFDTGNLCMVTGGANLGRIGVTTNRERHPGSFDVVHVKDANGNSFATRISNIFVIGKGNKPWISLPRGKGIRLTIAEERDKRLAAKQSSG from the coding sequence ATGGCTCGTGGTCCCAAGAAGCATCTGAAGAGGGTGGCAGCTCCAAAGCATTGGATGCTGGATAAATTGACCGGTGTGTTTGCTCTCCGTCCATCCACCGGTCCCCACAAGTTGAGAGAGTGTCTCCCCCTCATCATTTTCCTAAGGAACAGACTTAAGTATGCCCTGACAGGAGATGAAGTAAAGAAGATTTGCATGCAGCGGTTCATTAAAATCGATGGCAAGGTCCGAACTGATATAACCTACCCTGCTGGATTCATGGATGTCATCAGCATTGACAAGACGGGAGAGAATTTCCGTCTGATCTATGACACCAAGGGTCGCTTTGCTGTACATCGTATTACACCTGAGGAGGCCAAGTACAAGTTGTGCAAAGTGAGAAAGATCTTTGTGGGCACAAAAGGAATCCCTCATCTGGTGACTCATGATGCCCGCACCATCCGCTACCCCGATCCCCTCATCAAGGTGAATGATACCATTCAGATTGATTTGGAGACTGGCAAGATTACTGATTTCATCAAGTTCGACACTGGTAACCTGTGTATGGTGACTGGAGGTGCTAACCTAGGAAGAATTGGTGTGACCACCAACAGAGAGAGGCACCCTGGATCTTTTGACGTGGTTCACGTGAAAGATGCCAATGGCAACAGCTTTGCCACTCGAATTTCCAACATTTTTGTTATTGGCAAGGGCAACAAACCATGGATTTCTCTTCCCCGAGGAAAGGGTATCCGCCTCACCATTGCTGAAGAGAGAGACAAAAGACTGGCGGCCAAACAGAGCAGTGGGTGA